A genomic window from Terrisporobacter glycolicus ATCC 14880 = DSM 1288 includes:
- the ispE gene encoding 4-(cytidine 5'-diphospho)-2-C-methyl-D-erythritol kinase: protein MNSIELKSRAKINLSIDVLGKRQDGYHLVEMIMQTIDLFDIIKIFSLDEDTIIINSNSKDIPMDSSNIMHKAASLIKQEFNIKRGIKIYIDKNIPVAAGMAGGSSNAAAVLVGLNKLWDLNLSKNELKGIGLQLGADVPFCIEGEASLAENIGEKLTNIDGLSQDAFILVCKPELFVSTKEVYEAIDSKIIKKRPDNKLLMRLLKENNIELLSKNMYNVLESVTKEKYPVINEIEEIMINNRALGAMMSGSGPTVFGLYNNEEDAEKCKKILLENFKQVYLVKSHKKGVEING from the coding sequence ATGAATTCTATAGAACTGAAAAGTAGAGCGAAAATTAATTTATCTATAGATGTATTAGGAAAGAGACAAGATGGATATCATTTAGTTGAAATGATAATGCAAACTATTGATTTATTTGATATTATAAAGATTTTTTCACTAGATGAAGATACAATAATAATAAATAGTAATAGTAAAGATATACCCATGGATAGTAGTAATATAATGCATAAAGCGGCTAGTTTAATAAAACAAGAATTCAATATAAAAAGAGGTATAAAAATTTACATAGATAAAAATATACCTGTTGCTGCCGGTATGGCAGGTGGAAGTAGTAATGCGGCCGCAGTTTTAGTTGGATTGAATAAGTTATGGGATCTTAACTTAAGTAAAAATGAACTTAAGGGAATAGGTTTACAACTAGGGGCTGATGTGCCTTTTTGTATTGAAGGAGAAGCATCATTGGCAGAAAATATTGGAGAAAAATTAACAAATATAGATGGTTTATCTCAGGATGCATTTATTTTGGTGTGTAAACCAGAATTATTTGTGTCTACAAAAGAAGTATATGAGGCTATAGATTCTAAAATTATTAAAAAAAGGCCGGATAATAAATTATTAATGAGGCTATTAAAAGAAAATAACATAGAGCTATTATCAAAGAATATGTATAATGTCTTAGAATCCGTTACTAAGGAAAAATATCCTGTTATTAATGAGATAGAGGAAATTATGATAAATAATAGGGCATTAGGAGCTATGATGAGTGGAAGTGGACCAACAGTTTTTGGATTATATAACAACGAAGAAGATGCAGAAAAATGTAAAAAAATTTTACTAGAAAACTTTAAACAAGTATATCTAGTTAAAAGCCATAAAAAGGGGGTTGAAATAAATGGATAG
- a CDS encoding DUF3794 and LysM peptidoglycan-binding domain-containing protein: MELIKDIIKIDSRVDFGKYQTFIESEAVVPDVKSDVYEIVDTQGYIALSKIEVSDGKLVCRGSFNYNVMYIADDKSTLSNVCGKIDINEVVEKDNIVQDMEYMLYPEVEHVDCTILNERKIRVGALMNIKGSLFEKQRLDIVKDVSQVECIQKHRKEIVYQDIIGIEKTESVIRDTIAISSEEVSAIINITPVVKVKESRIADNKVIIGGVLEISPLACTSEGDIVELDKVGIDFTQFIEVPGAFDGMREETLLSIGDFNYNFKENSESNTGMLEIECTVCCKVKVTDEVTREVLQDAYSPQKIVKFDHRLINLNKALCSMSETFTVRDTLSIGDDSIQVKDIVSVCPSISIENAYVEGNKSIIQGIIKVVILFVPVEGEKMIYKLSEEIPFENDAVIENLSDTCSIFNTVCIDKVEADLNRDEIDLVIKVKRFTEAIDKKSESFIIKGEDQGDYDLSTAPSIIVYICKEGDNLWDIAKKYNTTEEEIADVNEIKVEEPIKQGKCLILQKKVTTID, encoded by the coding sequence ATGGAATTAATTAAGGATATAATCAAAATAGATAGCAGAGTTGACTTTGGGAAGTATCAAACATTTATTGAATCGGAAGCTGTAGTGCCAGATGTTAAGTCAGACGTTTATGAAATCGTTGATACTCAAGGGTACATAGCATTGAGTAAAATTGAGGTATCAGATGGAAAACTTGTATGTAGAGGAAGTTTTAATTACAATGTTATGTATATAGCAGATGATAAAAGTACTTTATCTAATGTTTGCGGAAAAATAGACATAAATGAGGTTGTAGAAAAAGATAATATAGTTCAAGATATGGAGTACATGCTATATCCAGAGGTAGAACATGTTGATTGTACAATTTTGAATGAAAGAAAAATAAGAGTAGGAGCTCTTATGAATATTAAAGGTAGTTTATTTGAAAAACAAAGACTAGATATTGTAAAAGATGTTTCTCAAGTTGAATGCATTCAAAAACATAGAAAAGAGATAGTATATCAAGACATTATAGGAATAGAAAAAACTGAAAGTGTAATAAGAGACACTATAGCTATAAGCTCAGAAGAAGTGTCTGCAATAATAAATATTACGCCTGTGGTAAAAGTTAAGGAAAGTAGAATAGCAGACAATAAAGTTATAATAGGTGGTGTTTTAGAAATCAGTCCTCTAGCATGTACTTCTGAAGGTGATATTGTAGAATTAGATAAGGTAGGTATTGATTTTACACAATTTATTGAAGTTCCAGGAGCTTTTGACGGAATGAGAGAAGAAACTTTATTAAGTATAGGCGATTTTAATTATAATTTCAAAGAAAATAGTGAAAGTAATACAGGTATGCTAGAAATAGAATGCACAGTATGCTGTAAGGTAAAAGTTACTGATGAAGTAACTAGAGAAGTATTACAGGACGCATATTCTCCACAAAAAATTGTAAAATTTGATCATAGACTAATAAATTTAAACAAAGCATTATGTTCTATGTCGGAAACATTTACAGTTAGAGACACTTTAAGTATAGGTGATGATAGTATCCAAGTGAAGGATATAGTAAGTGTGTGTCCATCAATATCTATAGAGAATGCTTATGTAGAAGGAAATAAAAGCATAATTCAAGGAATAATAAAAGTGGTAATATTATTTGTTCCTGTTGAAGGAGAGAAAATGATTTATAAGTTATCAGAAGAAATTCCTTTTGAAAATGATGCTGTTATTGAAAATTTAAGTGATACTTGCTCAATATTTAATACAGTCTGTATAGATAAAGTTGAAGCAGATTTAAATAGAGATGAGATAGATTTAGTAATAAAGGTGAAAAGATTCACAGAAGCTATAGATAAGAAATCAGAAAGCTTTATCATAAAAGGTGAAGACCAAGGTGATTATGACCTTTCAACAGCTCCTAGTATAATAGTATACATTTGTAAAGAAGGTGACAATCTTTGGGATATAGCCAAAAAATATAATACAACAGAAGAAGAAATAGCAGATGTAAATGAAATTAAGGTAGAGGAACCAATTAAGCAAGGAAAATGCTTAATTTTACAAAAAAAAGTTACAACGATAGATTAG
- a CDS encoding Veg family protein yields the protein MATVQTLDNIRLNLEKHLGKKIILKANKGRKQITTKRGILENVYPSVFIVKLEASGSGYQRVSYSYSDLLTENVKLQVFKDSKIEEDKLSVS from the coding sequence ATGGCTACTGTTCAAACTTTAGATAACATTAGACTGAATTTGGAAAAACATCTAGGTAAAAAAATAATATTGAAAGCAAATAAGGGAAGAAAGCAGATTACAACCAAAAGGGGAATACTAGAAAATGTTTATCCTAGTGTCTTTATAGTGAAGCTAGAAGCAAGCGGAAGTGGATATCAAAGAGTATCTTATAGTTACTCTGATCTGTTAACAGAAAATGTAAAATTACAAGTTTTTAAAGATAGTAAAATAGAAGAAGATAAATTAAGCGTAAGTTAA
- the yabG gene encoding sporulation peptidase YabG, with translation MKEGDIVVRKSYNRDIIFKIVGFSKDEKNKKIAILKGVAFRLMADAYLDDLELVEESDTRGILIDKNVQSLLYRSVVNARERQNLYRGAPKLQSSSNVYGIPGKVLQIDGDKEYLKICLDVYTELGIPAVGVAIPEANQHKEVRALLEKHKPDILVITGHDAITSKKGNLKDINNYRNSYNFIKCVREARKWQPDFDGLVIFAGACQSNFEQIIRAGANYASSPGRIMIHALDPVFIVEKIACSRIDMVVPIEEVIEQTITGYKGIGGSETRGKFRWAMPRLI, from the coding sequence ATGAAAGAGGGAGATATAGTAGTTAGAAAATCTTATAACAGAGATATTATATTTAAAATAGTAGGATTTTCTAAGGACGAAAAAAATAAAAAAATTGCCATATTAAAAGGTGTGGCTTTTAGATTAATGGCAGATGCATATTTGGATGATTTAGAATTGGTGGAAGAAAGTGACACTAGGGGGATTCTGATAGATAAAAATGTTCAAAGTTTATTATATAGATCAGTAGTTAATGCAAGGGAAAGGCAAAATTTGTATAGGGGAGCGCCTAAACTTCAGTCTAGTAGTAATGTATATGGGATTCCGGGAAAGGTGCTCCAAATAGACGGAGACAAAGAATATTTAAAAATATGTTTAGATGTTTATACTGAATTAGGAATACCAGCTGTTGGGGTAGCTATACCAGAAGCAAACCAGCATAAAGAAGTGAGAGCTCTTTTAGAAAAACATAAACCAGATATATTGGTTATAACAGGACATGATGCTATAACGTCTAAAAAGGGGAATTTAAAAGATATAAATAACTATAGAAATTCTTATAACTTTATAAAGTGTGTTAGAGAAGCTAGAAAATGGCAACCTGATTTTGATGGTCTAGTTATTTTTGCAGGTGCATGCCAATCTAATTTTGAGCAGATAATAAGAGCGGGAGCAAACTACGCTAGTTCTCCAGGAAGAATAATGATACATGCCCTTGATCCTGTATTTATTGTTGAAAAAATTGCTTGTTCAAGAATTGATATGGTAGTACCAATAGAAGAAGTAATAGAACAAACAATAACAGGATATAAAGGTATAGGGGGTTCTGAAACGAGGGGAAAATTTAGATGGGCAATGCCTAGATTAATATAA
- a CDS encoding DUF1638 domain-containing protein → MKIFILSCGVFEPELNKILEDIKKEKLFKEDIYVRYLPFGLHTNLDKLKSVITSNLDSIQSDKIVLLYGSKCHYMFHEFLKDYNNLITFKDSNCMELIIGNERKNDDDNLYITPGWVLKFDELNKFMNAVDTYDIRQQYGQYDNVIIGDTGVCEFTDDIIFDLFEKIQVPIETQKIDINNFKNKIIDSIKRAINS, encoded by the coding sequence ATGAAAATATTTATTTTATCCTGCGGTGTATTTGAACCAGAACTAAATAAAATTTTAGAAGATATAAAAAAGGAAAAATTATTTAAAGAAGACATTTATGTGAGATATCTACCATTCGGACTTCATACTAACCTGGATAAGTTAAAAAGTGTAATTACTAGTAATTTAGATAGCATACAGTCAGATAAGATAGTTTTACTTTATGGAAGTAAGTGTCATTATATGTTTCACGAGTTTCTAAAAGACTACAACAATTTAATTACCTTTAAAGATTCCAATTGTATGGAGTTAATAATTGGAAATGAAAGAAAAAATGATGATGATAATTTATACATAACACCAGGATGGGTTCTTAAATTTGATGAGCTAAATAAATTTATGAATGCCGTAGATACTTATGATATCAGGCAACAGTATGGCCAGTACGATAATGTCATAATAGGTGATACAGGTGTATGTGAATTTACGGATGATATAATATTTGATTTATTTGAAAAAATTCAAGTACCTATAGAAACACAAAAAATAGATATTAATAATTTTAAAAATAAAATAATTGATTCTATAAAAAGAGCTATAAATAGCTGA
- a CDS encoding C40 family peptidase → MKNFKRKLIALLLLVTMIMPVLATPTQIDAASKSSKSTKVVSFAKKQLGKKYVWGKSGPSTFDCSGFTYYVIKKTTGKSISRTSTTQSKQGKYVSRKNLKKGDLVFFATTGKGRVSHAGIYIGNKKFIHASSTKGKVVISSMASGHYYKTFVNGRRVI, encoded by the coding sequence ATGAAGAATTTTAAGAGAAAATTAATAGCTTTATTATTACTTGTTACAATGATTATGCCGGTGTTAGCAACACCAACTCAAATAGATGCAGCTTCAAAAAGTAGTAAGTCAACGAAAGTTGTAAGTTTTGCAAAAAAACAATTAGGTAAAAAATATGTTTGGGGAAAGTCAGGCCCATCTACATTTGATTGTTCTGGATTTACATACTATGTTATAAAAAAGACTACGGGCAAAAGTATATCAAGAACTTCAACAACACAAAGTAAACAAGGAAAATATGTAAGTAGAAAAAATTTGAAAAAAGGTGATTTAGTATTTTTTGCTACAACAGGAAAAGGACGAGTATCTCATGCGGGCATCTATATAGGTAACAAAAAATTCATCCATGCATCATCAACTAAAGGCAAGGTTGTAATATCAAGTATGGCAAGTGGTCATTACTATAAAACTTTTGTAAATGGAAGAAGAGTAATATAA
- a CDS encoding SEC-C metal-binding domain-containing protein, with protein MSLLTEWRALSENLETQEAEVKFWEEYLKVEAGIYNELLNKKIEVIEGKVADLAASHDTSVEYFMGFIDGISESLKEDIVLEEIEADSEISLKVDFEKLYFNMLNVEAEWLYTLPGWEEILSAEKRKEIEKAYKKTKTVVKENRVGRNDPCPCGSGKKYKKCCGK; from the coding sequence ATGAGTTTATTAACTGAATGGAGAGCTTTAAGTGAAAATCTTGAAACTCAAGAAGCGGAAGTGAAATTTTGGGAAGAATACTTAAAAGTAGAAGCTGGAATATACAATGAATTATTAAATAAAAAAATAGAAGTTATAGAAGGAAAGGTTGCTGACTTGGCTGCATCTCACGATACTTCTGTTGAATACTTTATGGGATTCATAGATGGAATAAGTGAAAGTTTAAAAGAAGATATAGTTTTAGAAGAAATAGAAGCTGATTCTGAAATATCTTTAAAAGTGGATTTCGAAAAATTATACTTCAACATGTTAAATGTAGAGGCTGAATGGCTATATACTCTACCAGGCTGGGAAGAAATATTATCAGCAGAAAAAAGAAAAGAAATAGAAAAAGCATACAAAAAAACTAAGACTGTTGTTAAAGAAAATAGAGTTGGAAGAAATGATCCATGCCCATGTGGAAGTGGAAAGAAATACAAAAAATGTTGTGGAAAATAA
- a CDS encoding UPF0489 family protein, translated as MEIYKGFYIDKPYGNNIFSYEERENKKIFVPKLIEGDLEDVKFGDNIVFNEIDEDKEIKAIGLKNLVKYKFEDKIIYIFDNHNHAFYFWIKSLKNKEFNKGCKLVHVDQHKDMREPNHYNVDIDSLNDVFMYTNEVLNVGNFIQPALKKEIFSQVIIIDSSYGFDAKIDGEYVLDIDLDIFSKDMDYIPYDFRLNKIKELIQGTKVITIATSPYFIDQDYAIKVLKELFNCDIIV; from the coding sequence ATGGAAATATACAAAGGGTTTTATATTGATAAACCTTATGGAAATAATATTTTTTCTTATGAAGAAAGAGAAAATAAAAAAATTTTTGTACCAAAGTTAATTGAAGGTGACTTAGAGGATGTGAAGTTTGGAGACAATATAGTTTTTAATGAAATTGATGAAGATAAGGAAATAAAAGCTATAGGTCTTAAAAACTTGGTAAAATATAAATTTGAAGATAAAATTATATATATTTTTGACAATCACAATCATGCATTTTATTTTTGGATAAAAAGTTTAAAAAATAAAGAATTTAATAAAGGTTGTAAATTAGTTCATGTGGATCAACATAAAGATATGAGAGAGCCTAATCATTATAATGTGGATATAGACAGTTTGAATGATGTCTTTATGTATACTAATGAAGTATTAAACGTAGGGAACTTTATTCAACCTGCATTGAAGAAAGAAATCTTCTCACAAGTTATAATAATTGACAGTTCTTATGGCTTTGATGCTAAAATTGATGGAGAATATGTACTAGACATAGATTTAGATATATTTTCAAAAGATATGGACTATATACCTTATGATTTTAGATTAAATAAAATTAAAGAATTAATACAAGGGACAAAAGTTATAACTATAGCTACTAGCCCATATTTTATAGATCAAGACTATGCCATAAAGGTATTAAAAGAACTATTTAATTGTGATATAATAGTATAG
- a CDS encoding RluA family pseudouridine synthase — protein sequence MVKVIYEDNHLLVVEKPVNILSQGDNTNDDDMVNLLKKHLKEKYNKPGNVFVGLVHRLDRPVGGCMVFTKTSKAASRLSEQVRNKSFKKTYRAVIHGNMNKKSDNLLDYLYKNKKTNMVSVVSKNTKEAKDARLSYETLDSQKGFSLIQIDLQTGRPHQIRVQFASRKHPLFGDQRYGQHLNKVGQQIALWSYKIEIQHPTTKEKMEFVCDVPKEYPWNIFAY from the coding sequence ATGGTTAAGGTTATATATGAAGATAATCATTTATTAGTAGTAGAAAAGCCTGTTAATATACTATCTCAAGGAGATAATACTAATGATGATGACATGGTAAATCTTCTAAAGAAACACCTTAAGGAAAAATATAATAAGCCAGGAAATGTGTTTGTGGGGCTTGTACATAGACTAGATAGGCCTGTAGGAGGTTGTATGGTATTTACAAAGACTTCTAAGGCTGCCTCTAGACTATCAGAACAAGTAAGAAATAAATCTTTTAAAAAGACATATAGAGCTGTTATACATGGTAATATGAATAAAAAGTCAGATAATCTTCTAGACTATTTATATAAAAATAAAAAAACTAATATGGTTAGTGTAGTTAGTAAAAATACAAAAGAAGCTAAAGACGCTAGACTTTCATATGAAACGTTAGATTCTCAAAAGGGATTTAGCCTTATACAAATAGATTTACAAACAGGAAGACCACATCAAATAAGAGTGCAGTTTGCAAGTAGAAAACATCCTTTATTTGGAGACCAAAGATACGGTCAGCATTTAAATAAAGTTGGACAGCAAATTGCTTTATGGTCTTATAAAATAGAAATACAACATCCAACAACAAAAGAAAAAATGGAATTTGTATGTGATGTGCCAAAAGAATACCCATGGAATATATTTGCATACTAA